The following coding sequences are from one Ammospiza caudacuta isolate bAmmCau1 chromosome 10, bAmmCau1.pri, whole genome shotgun sequence window:
- the LOC131561702 gene encoding uncharacterized protein LOC131561702 produces MGTVPRCSRSGHIPRAVCHCQEPPPCRGRAELLPRRHLRSCGSSGSTEGTLEVTKMNLLAQVSSSKQGTGGPETQLGPQAVSGAVTTAGFFLCEGLLGQHFHIVPNGVAEPQPGDLFLFPLASGGPGWWGAHAGIYCGNGEIIHLEGSSGVSPSGVVAKHGKRHLLRTRGRARVLRRRGALDVAALQRRVRAAMEQPLDYDAVSCNCIHFALALLGLGHLAGAMVSPALQ; encoded by the exons ATGGGCACGGTGCCACGGTGCAGCCGGTCGGGGCACATTCCCAGAGCCGTGTGCCACTGCCAGGAGCCACCGCCGTGCCGGGGGCGGGCCGAGCTCCTGCCCCGCAGGCACCTTCGCAGCTGCGGCAGCTCGGGAAGCACCGAGGGGACCCTGGAGGTGACCAAG ATGAATCTCCTCGCCCAG GTGAGCAGCTCCAAGCAG ggcaccgGTGGCCCTGAAACACAGCTGGGTCCCCAGGCAGTGAGCGGGGCAGTGACCACGGCAGGGTTCTTCCTCTGCGAGGGGCTGCTGGGACAACACTTCCACATCGTCCCCAACGGGGTggctgagccccagcctggggaccTCTTCCTCTTCCCGCTGGCCTCGGGGGGCCCTGGCTGGTGGGGCGCCCACGCTGGCATCTACTGCGGCAACGGGGAGATCATCCACCTGGAAG GCAGCTCAGGGGTGTCCCCATCGGGCGTGGTGGCCAAGCACGGCAAGAGGCACCTGCTGCGGacgcggggccgggcgcgggTGCTGCGCAGGAGGGGCGCGCTGGACGTGGCCGCGCTGCAGCGCCGGGTGCGCGCGGccatggagcagcccctggacTACGACGCCGTCTCCTGCAACTGCATCCACTTCGCCCTCgccctcctggggctgggccacCTGGCTGGTGCCATG gtgtccccagcgcTGCAGTGA
- the NR2E3 gene encoding photoreceptor-specific nuclear receptor: MAASPAGSVVSAGLDESPTGLSPAPGKDLSPVLLCKVCGDTSSGKHYGIYACNGCSGFFKRSVRRKLIYRCQAGTGLCPVDKAHRNQCQACRLKKCLQAGMNKDAVQNERQPRSTAQVQLDSIQLDAELPPEHVATTCEVPPSTCPAPRGPGATVTPGPRAPTPPTNHRFMASLMTAETCAKLEPEDADETVDVTGSEPERAAGEYQVAPYPAASPENIYETSARLLFMAVKWAKNLPVFSNLPFRDQVILLEEAWSELFLLCAIQWSMPLESCPLLAVPEPGPGKLLPATLDVRALQETLGRFKALAVDPTEFACMKAVVLFKPETRGLKDPEQVENLQDQSQVMLGQHNRSHYPGQPVRFGKLLLLLPALRFISSERVELLFFRRTIGNTPMEKLLCDMFKN, translated from the exons ATGGCTGCGTCCCCGGCGGGGTCGGTGGTGAGCGCCGGGCTGGATGAGAGCCCCACGG ggctgagcccagcccctgggaagGACCTGAGCCCGGTGCTGCTGTGCAAGGTGTGTGGGGACACCAGCAGTGGGAAGCACTACGGCATCTACGCCTGCAATGGCTGCAGCGGCTTCTTCAAGCGCAGCGTCCGCAGGAAGCTCATCTACAG gtgccaggcagggacagggctgtgcccagtgGACAAGGCTCACCGCAACCAGTGCCAGGCCTGCCGGCTCAAGAAGTGCCTGCAGGCTGGCATGAACAAGGACG ctgtgcagaaTGAGCGCCAGCCccgcagcacagcccaggtcCAGCTGGACAGCATCCAGCTGGATGCTGAGCTGCCCCCTGAGCACGTGGCCACCACATGTGAGGTTCCCCCATCAACCTGTCCGGCTCCTCGTGGTCCTGGCGCCACTGTCACCCCGGGTCCCCGAGCACCCACACCGCCCACCAACCATCGCTTCATGGCCAGCCTGATGACGGCCGAGACCTGCGCCAAGCTGGAGCCCGAGGACG CTGATGAGACGGTGGATGTGACGGGCAGCGAGCCGGAGCGGGCGGCTGGCGAGTACCAGGTGGCGCCGTACCCGGCAGCCAGCCCCGAAAACATCTACGAGACCTCAGCACGGCTCCTCTTCATGGCTGTGAAATGGGCCAAGAACCTGCCCGTCTTCTCCAACCTGCCCTTCCGTGACCAG GTGATCTTGCTGGAGGAAGCATGGAGtgagctgttcctgctctgtgccatccAGTGGTCCATGCCCCTGGAGAGCTGCCCgctcctggctgtccctgagccgggccctgggaagctgctgccGGCCACCCTGGACGTGCGGGCGCTGCAGGAGACCCTCGGCCGCTTCAAGGCCTTGGCTGTTGACCCCACAGAATTTGCCTGCATGAAGGCCGTAGTGCTCTTCAAACCAG AGACCCGTGGCCTGAAGGACCCTGAGCAGGTGGAGAACCTGCAGGACCAGTCACAGGTGATGCTGGGCCAGCACAACCGTTCCCACTACCCCGGGCAACCCGTCAG GtttgggaagctgctgctgctcctgccagcgcTGCGCTTCATCTCCTCGGAGCGCGTGGAGCTGCTCTTCTTCCGCCGCACCATCGGCAACACCCCCATGGAGAAGCTGCTGTGTGACATGTTCAAGAACTGA